In Elephas maximus indicus isolate mEleMax1 chromosome 7, mEleMax1 primary haplotype, whole genome shotgun sequence, the following proteins share a genomic window:
- the LOC126080012 gene encoding olfactory receptor 51M1-like: protein MSDQYPFSSQFTFQTNVTWFSPMFYLTGFPGLEVMEHWIFIPFVFMYLVAISGNCFILIIIKTNPHLHTPMYYLLSLLALSDLGLSVSTFPTTMGIFWFNCHGIYFEACQIQMFCIHSFSIIESSVLLIMSFDRFVAICHPLRYSVIITDRKVVRVGLVTILRGPIAFVPLVHLLKTLPYCGLQVLSHSYCLRREVIHLTCTDTNFNNLYGLTVVVFTVILDLVLIVLSYGLILNTVAGLASREERLRAFQTCTSHLCAVLIFFVPMVGLSLVHRFGKHAPLVVHLLMASVYLFVPPMLNPIIYSIKTKEICSATIKYLGLRNGNAESWD, encoded by the coding sequence ATGTCAGACCAATATCCTTTCAGTTCTCAGTTCACGTTCCAGACCAACGTCACTTGGTTCAGCCCCATGTTCTATCTCACTGGCTTTCCTGGATTGGAAGTCATGGAACACTGGATTTTCATTCCATTTGTTTTTATGTACCTGGTGGCCATCTCAGGCAATTGTTTCATCCTGATAATCATTAAGACCAACCCTCAtctacacacacccatgtactatTTGCTGTCATTGCTGGCCCTCTCTGACCTGGGACTGTCAGTGTCCACCTTCCCCACAACTATGGGGATCTTTTGGTTCAACTGCCATGGGATCTACTTTGAAGCTTGTCAAATCCAGATGTTCTGCATCCACTCATTTTCCATCATAGAGTCTTCAGTGCTCCTCATCATGTCCTTTGACCGCTTTGTGGCCATCTGCCACCCCCTAAGATACTCAGTCATAATCACTGACCGGAAAGTGGTCAGAGTAGGTCTGGTCACCATCCTCCGGGGCCCCATAGCCTTTGTCCCCCTTGTCCACCTCCTGAAGACTCTTCCTTACTGTGGTCTTCAAGTCCTCTCTCATTCATATTGCCTTCGCCGGGAAGTAATACATCTGACCTGCACAGACACTAACTTCAACAACCTATATGGGCTGACAGTGGTGGTGTTCACTGTAATCCTGGACCTGGTGCTCATTGTGCTGTCCTATGGGCTCATCCTGAACACAGTGGCAGGACTGGCCTCCCGAGAAGAGCGGCTTCGAGCTTTCCAAACATGTACCTCACACCTCTGTGCTGTGCTGATATTCTTTGTGCCCATGGTGGGGCTGTCCCTGGTGCACCGCTTTGGAAAGCATGCTCCACTTGTTGTCCACCTCCTCATGGCCAGCGTCTACCTCTTTGTGCCTCCCATGCTTAACCCAATCATATACAGTATCAAGACCAAAGAGATCTGCAGTGCCACCATCAAGTACCTAGGCCTTAGAAACGGCAATGCTGAGTCCTGGGACTAA